The DNA region aaattatcatgacttatagtacttttaatgtagtttctaaatatataaattttatttttataaaattgaaaaatctatgtcaaaattATAAAATTTGATCCTTTACTTCGAAAagattcatataaattgaaacgaggTACTATTATTTTGTAATACTAATTCAAAGTTACGATGTTGACGACTTTATAAAGACGTTTAAGGTGTGGTTGGGTAGCTTATGTTCTCTCAAAATCCTAGCTATTCTTCCTGAATATTCTCTCTTTATCCACACTAGATTTAGGGATTTCACTTCGGATCAGttcgtatttttttttatcatggaTAAATTGACAGAAGCCTTTTCAATTATTCTACACGGAAAAAAAATGCAGAAGGGCTGTGTCATTCATCATTtctagtactccctccgttttataATAAGTGGTGGGTTTAGTTTATGCACACCTCTTAAAGAATTGCTCAAAATTTGTGTTTTTACTAATTTAACTCTAATTAAATTTTACCTATATTTTGACctcttttcttaaaaaaaaaactactccataaggttaaatttgaaataataagatcaattttttcttaaaattttaaaCCATCACTTATTTTGGAATAAAATAAAAAGCCTGAAACACCACTTGTTATGAAACAGGGAGTAATTTTTAATCAATTCTTATACAACATCAAATACAAAAGGGGGTTTGTTACTTATGTGGCTGACAACGCTTCTTGTGTATCGGTAAGAAAAATCTGAATCAAGAATTGTGAGGTTGAAGGTTAATGGGAAGTCCTTCAACAAAGGTAGCCATTGGATCATATATAATTTTCTCATCAGGAATGAGTAATTTCCAACTGAATTTCCTGATTAAGATGTGCAGAAATATGAGAATCTCTAGTCGAGCAAACTCTTTCCCTAGGCACATTCGAGCTCCTCCCCCGAATGGAACGTATGTATATGGTGCAGGTCCGGCTCCTTCAAATCTTGATGGTTCCAAGCTCGTCGCATTGGGGAAAATCTCGGAATCCAGACTCGTTAAAGAAGTATTCCAGTAGAACTGTTCCGACACAAAAGTAACGTAGTCAATGAGTTTAATTTCTATGCActcacgatatacaaaatatttcTATAGTCAGATCACTCATAAGATAAATGGAGATGAATTTCTATGATAACATCAATTAACACACGATGAAGTAAGTTCACAAAAAGAGTTTACATTGTAAGTACTAATTTAGATCCTTTGTGAATTTAGTTGAAAGCTCATGCATGCAACTTGCGAAGTGTACTGCATGAAAGCATAGAGTAATTTTAGTATTTACCTTCCACCCCTTAGGGATGTGATAACCTTCATAATTTATGTCCGCAATTGCTTCTCGATAAGCCCCCATTACAGGTGGTGTCAGTCTCATAACTTCAGATACTACGTTCCACGAATACTTCATCTTCTGTATATCATCCCAACTCAAAAACTCTCCTTCTTTCTTTGCCGATGCTATCTCAATGTGCTCTGCTTATCAAGAAATAATCAAATAAGAGTTGTTTCATAAATACTGAcagtatatatataaggtactgacagtatatatatatatatatatatatatatatatatatatatatatatatatatatatataaggtaattCCATAAAGGCTTATGTTGTTCGGACTCACCAAAAGTGTTGCAACACTCGTGTCAGATCCTCCAATAACCGACATGCACTCGCTGACATTTTTAATAAGTCCGAGTAACATAGTAAAAGGGATAAAAAATAGCAGGaaaatgtatatgtgttgtatattaaccataaatatacataatcatatacgtaaatatacatataatatatatgcatatacataatcaacgtacatgttttgtatattttcaTTAGTGTCCGTAATTAATTTCGGCCAACGGGACAAACATGAAAAAACTTTATGAGGAAATTAAGGATCACCGGATTTCTTAAATTATATGCCCAGTCAAACactttcacataaattgggacagaggagtATATAAAAAGAGGCCATATGAAATTAAGGATGGCCAAACTGACCTTGCAGAATGTTTTGATAAACTTGAGGGTACTCTGCGAGTCTCTTAATGAGTAAAGTAAGAGTGACAGATGAAGTGTCATGGCCAGCAAAGAGCAGTAACAAAATGTTATTAACAATAACAAGTTCAGACATGAACTTTCCATTTTCATCTGGGCAAGACAGCAAATGAGACAATATGTCTTGTGAAGGTGAAGCTGCCTTTCGGTTCAaggtttctcttctttttcttacAACTTGCAATAATTCTTTCCTAAGAGCATCTGTAGCTTTAGCTGCCTTGTAAAATGCTGTACCAGGTAAATATAGAGGGAGTGATATAAGTCCTTTCAAGAAAATGTGGAACTGTGCAGAAAGCCTTTCAATTTCATTGTCATCTTCAATGCTCATGAATAGATGACATGCCACTTTGAAAGTGTATAATTTGACCAGAGGAAACACCTTCACCTTCTCTTTACCTTCATAAATATAGACCACAAAAGCCAATGGTTAAATTAAATACCATGATAACTATTATatctaggggtgggcatggtatggtaAACACCGATTACCATATCGAAATCGAAACTTTTTATATCGCGGTttcggtattatggtatttggtatgcatttttaaaaagtttggtattcgaTAAGCTATTcggtattcataaagaaaatactGAAATACCGAATATTATACCAAAGTATATAAtcacatatacaattcatatatcttagtattataatactaacaaatatataaactagtattattagaaactaattgtttaaacattgaaactttgactactctatcttgatttaaatgtctttttttgCGTAATTGATTTACGAGGGGAGTTACTtatactttcttttgaatatttttacatgtgtaaggccagaggcggatccaggattttaagaCGGCAGGGGCACCATTATCTTAACATAAACGCCAATAAAATTTTAATGGCGACTGAGGGAATACCGTGTCGGACTGGTCACTAATAGCGTAGCAGTGacgaaaatacaagtatatatacaacaacaacaacaacaacaacaacaacaacaacaacccagtgaaatcccatatcttggggtctggagagggtagaatgtacgcagatcttactcctaccaaggtaggatgactgtttccgagagacccttggctcaataaaagcataaatacaagtatatatataggtcaaatatgtgtaataaataaaatttaatacaGTGAAACAAATGAAAGGGATAGCTCAGTGGCTAAGGCTGTGCAACATGCGGCGATAGTGCATGTTCGAATTTGGGCATTTAACgcttattgttttcctaaaaataggCTCAAAAAAACAATTAAAAGTAACATTCGAGTTCGATCCGGAGTGACATGTAAAGGAAGCGACAGTTGCAACTAACATGCCGCAAAGACACTTTCGTTTATTAGAgtgcacaattaaatatatactatctctcaaggtatatacacatatatatataatatatactaatttctcaaggtatataaacatatatatagttTTTTCCAAAAGGGTGGGAGTGCACGTCCATGTGGATCCGCCTCTATGTAAGACAGTTTAGTACATAATAATTGAGACATTTCTCAAGTAGAggaagtcataattctccacgatatgagtatatgtaagtcgaagtcgGACAAACTGTGATACCTATTTACCATACCGTAAAATAGCGAAACCGAACCATACTGAATTAATTTGATACAGTAACAATATAGTAATTTTAGAAACCAAAAATCAAAATTACTGTACGGAAATTTTAAATACTTATCACACcttaccatgcccacccctaattATATCGGTTGGTCTTTACATTCAGGGCATTGGTATTTATCAACTCGAATGCCCAACACTGGAGCCTACTCTAGGCTGTATTATTGCTTTAACGAAAATGTTTTCCATGAAAAATCAATTTCTGATTTTTGGTTATCAGAAAAATGGCATCCTTCACTTATCAGcaaaatttattttcttacaACTATCTTACTAgttcgaaaaataaaaatatagtgcATGAAATTTGAACATGGAACCTCAAAGTAAATTTTGAACCCTTAAATCACTGAAACCTCTTTTCTTATATTCAGGGTATTCAAATTCTAtacatgtaatttttttttaaaaaaatatcttataTATACGGTGTAATTTTTTGATTAAGGTGTTCGGTTGAACACCCTTGGCGGGCCCTAGATCTGCCCTCGCATGCTTCAAGTAAACTCTATATACTATTATTAATCTTTCGAAActcaaaaaaattatcaaaatacTCTATATGTTgttaataattatttttaatttttgatattttATCCATTTCAATTGATGTGAATCAATGCAATCGGGTACGAAgtatagaaaagaaagaaatatttttgaaatttgtaatcttaaacatgtcataacaATTTGATCTTAAACATGTAATAACATTTGCGTGGCTATAAAAAATTCTTATTGTGAATAAAATGAGACTTTCAAATTAAATAGTTTCCAAATTCGAAAAAAGACCATTCTTTTTTAAATTGACTAAAAAGAATATtgattcacataaattaaaacagagaaGATATATATCTAGCTAATAAATATCCTTTTCACTCACCGACCAAACGACACTAACATGCCACCtttattttagaaaaaaaaaaaggagaataaaCCAATTATGACGAAGAagtttgaacttcatactctacaGTCTAAACACAAGAATTGTTAAGCTTAGTTTAGGagataaactcatctcaaatttaATTATTCCTTTATCTCTCGTACCAAACAAGCCCTTAATGTTTTTCCATTCAATCTCGTCTCAATCTatattgtaaaaataaaattaatttctcTAGCATGAGAAAGTGACTTTTTCAACGACCAAATAAATCTCAAACAAAACTAAAATACTGAATAATGCAAGTGTTACGTACCTTCCCAATAATTCTTAAAATGGTCGTGGGCAACAACTTCCATGGTTTTGACATATAGTCTTGAAAAAGCATCAGGACTAGTAAAAGAAGAAATCATCTTCCTCATAAGCTTTGCCTCTTCTCCAGCAGTAGTAACCAAACAACTTCCTAGAATTCTCCTAATAGTTACAGGCCACCAAACAGTGACTTGCTTATTTTCATTGCTAAATAAGAATTTATTCCCACTAGCACTACCCAATACCACCATTTTCTCCCCCATTAATGAAGTCTTGAATATTTTAGA from Lycium barbarum isolate Lr01 chromosome 10, ASM1917538v2, whole genome shotgun sequence includes:
- the LOC132613617 gene encoding beta-amyrin 28-monooxygenase-like, with translation MATMEIPALLVIIFIIFILIIRRNKKTLNYPPGSFGWPFLGETLDFLRAAKKEGKPEKFVKDRIEKYKSKIFKTSLMGEKMVVLGSASGNKFLFSNENKQVTVWWPVTIRRILGSCLVTTAGEEAKLMRKMISSFTSPDAFSRLYVKTMEVVAHDHFKNYWEGKEKVKVFPLVKLYTFKVACHLFMSIEDDNEIERLSAQFHIFLKGLISLPLYLPGTAFYKAAKATDALRKELLQVVRKRRETLNRKAASPSQDILSHLLSCPDENGKFMSELVIVNNILLLLFAGHDTSSVTLTLLIKRLAEYPQVYQNILQEHIEIASAKKEGEFLSWDDIQKMKYSWNVVSEVMRLTPPVMGAYREAIADINYEGYHIPKGWKFYWNTSLTSLDSEIFPNATSLEPSRFEGAGPAPYTYVPFGGGARMCLGKEFARLEILIFLHILIRKFSWKLLIPDEKIIYDPMATFVEGLPINLQPHNS